From Actinopolymorpha cephalotaxi, one genomic window encodes:
- a CDS encoding LLM class F420-dependent oxidoreductase, whose product MDLRIFTEPQQGATYDDQLRLARAAEECGYDAFFRSDHLLAIDGMPTAGPDGLPGPTDAWTTLAGLARDTSRIRLGTLVSPVTFRPPGLLALQVAQVDQMSGGRVELGLGAGWYEEEHRALGLPFPSRRFGLFAEQLAILTGLWSTPVGERFDFDGEHYQLTGATGLPRPVQSPPPIIVGGAGPRRTPALAAAYAAEFNLGFAAPKELAPAYDRVRSVCAEHGRDPGTLRLSAALTVCCGRDDAEVARRAAAIGKDPAELRERGLAGTPAELADRIGEYAELGVSRFYLQLLDLTDLDQVELIAERVAPQVH is encoded by the coding sequence ATGGACCTGCGCATCTTCACCGAACCCCAGCAGGGCGCGACGTACGACGACCAGCTCCGCCTCGCCCGTGCGGCGGAGGAGTGCGGCTACGACGCGTTCTTCCGTTCCGACCACCTGCTCGCCATCGACGGTATGCCGACCGCCGGCCCGGACGGGCTGCCCGGTCCCACCGACGCGTGGACGACGCTGGCCGGCCTGGCCCGCGACACCAGCCGGATCCGGCTGGGCACCCTGGTCTCCCCGGTGACGTTCCGGCCGCCCGGCCTGCTCGCGCTGCAGGTGGCGCAGGTGGACCAGATGTCCGGCGGCCGGGTCGAGCTCGGTCTCGGCGCGGGGTGGTACGAGGAGGAGCACCGGGCGCTCGGCCTGCCGTTCCCCTCACGGAGGTTCGGGTTGTTCGCGGAGCAGCTCGCGATCCTCACCGGGCTGTGGTCGACGCCGGTGGGCGAGCGGTTCGACTTCGACGGCGAGCATTACCAGCTCACCGGCGCGACCGGGCTGCCCAGGCCGGTCCAGTCCCCGCCCCCGATCATCGTGGGCGGCGCCGGACCACGTCGTACGCCCGCGCTGGCGGCTGCGTACGCCGCCGAGTTCAACCTCGGCTTCGCCGCACCGAAGGAGCTGGCACCGGCCTACGACCGGGTCCGGTCGGTGTGCGCCGAACACGGCCGCGACCCGGGCACGCTCCGGCTGTCGGCCGCGCTGACCGTGTGCTGCGGCCGCGACGACGCCGAGGTGGCCCGGCGGGCGGCGGCCATCGGCAAGGACCCGGCGGAGCTGCGCGAACGCGGCCTGGCCGGAACACCGGCCGAGCTGGCCGACCGGATCGGCGAGTACGCCGAGCTCGGCGTGTCGAGGTTCTACCTCCAGTTGCTCGACCTCACCGACCTGGACCAGGTGGAGCTGATCGCCGAGCGGGTCGCCCCGCAGGTGCACTGA
- a CDS encoding APC family permease, which translates to MGLGDLGKRLLVGRKLRSTQLGETLLPKRVALPVFASDALSSVGYAPDEIFITLSAAGLAAYAFSWKIGIAVALVMLVVVASYRQTVQAYQSGGGDYEVASVNLGQSAGLTVASALLVDYVLTVAVSISSAAQYAATAVESLQGHQTTVAVIATVFLMTMNLRGIRESGTAFAIPTYLFMFSILGMAAWGFVRLVFGDLPQAATAELHVAPEPAYSQGLMGLAGVFLIMRAFASGSAALTGVEAISNGVPAFRKPKGRNAATTLLMLAVVAVSMAISVIVLANLMHVRMAERPATQLLHADGTPVGPGYHQPPVISQLAAGIFDHFPVGFYVVAAVTGVILVLAANTAFNGFPVLGSILGRDGFLPRQLHTRGDRLAYSNGIILLAGFAIVLIVAFRADVTRLIQLYIVGVFVSFTVSQTGMLRHWGRLLRTEQDPARRARMQRSRLVNAVGLVTTGLVLIIVLITKFTHGAWIALAAMAVLFVLMKGIRKHYDRVADEIAIDTDEDMTLPSKVHAVVLVSKLHRPSLRAIAFARASRPDVLEAVTVDVNPEETARLVDEWDHRGIPVPLKVLASPYREITRPIVEYARSIRRASPRDIVMVYIPEYVVGRWWEQLLHNQSALRLKGRLLFTPGVLVTSVPYQLRSSRIAARREDSPWRAPGQVRRGGPGRSARDRTGTRR; encoded by the coding sequence GTGGGATTAGGTGATCTGGGCAAACGCCTGCTCGTCGGCCGCAAGCTCCGCAGCACGCAGCTGGGCGAGACGCTGCTGCCCAAGCGGGTGGCCCTGCCCGTCTTCGCCAGTGACGCGCTCTCGTCGGTGGGCTATGCGCCGGACGAGATCTTCATCACCCTCTCCGCGGCCGGCCTGGCGGCGTACGCCTTCTCCTGGAAGATCGGGATCGCGGTCGCCCTGGTGATGCTCGTGGTGGTCGCCTCCTACCGCCAGACGGTGCAGGCGTACCAGTCCGGCGGCGGCGACTACGAGGTCGCGAGCGTCAACCTCGGCCAGTCGGCCGGGCTCACGGTGGCCAGCGCGCTGCTGGTCGACTATGTCCTGACCGTGGCGGTGTCGATCTCCTCGGCCGCGCAGTACGCCGCGACCGCGGTCGAGTCGCTGCAGGGTCACCAGACCACGGTGGCGGTGATCGCCACGGTGTTCCTGATGACGATGAACCTGCGCGGCATCCGCGAGTCCGGCACGGCCTTCGCCATTCCGACGTACCTCTTCATGTTCTCCATCCTCGGCATGGCGGCGTGGGGGTTCGTCCGGCTGGTGTTCGGAGACCTCCCACAGGCGGCGACCGCCGAGCTGCACGTGGCGCCCGAGCCCGCCTACTCCCAGGGCCTGATGGGCCTGGCCGGCGTCTTCTTGATCATGCGGGCGTTCGCGTCCGGCAGCGCGGCGCTCACCGGCGTGGAGGCGATCAGCAACGGTGTGCCCGCGTTCCGCAAGCCGAAGGGCCGCAACGCCGCGACCACCCTGCTGATGCTGGCGGTGGTCGCCGTCAGCATGGCGATCAGCGTGATCGTGCTGGCCAACCTGATGCACGTACGCATGGCCGAGCGGCCGGCCACCCAGCTGCTGCACGCGGACGGCACGCCGGTCGGGCCGGGCTACCACCAGCCGCCGGTCATCAGCCAGCTCGCCGCCGGGATCTTCGACCACTTCCCGGTCGGCTTCTACGTGGTCGCCGCGGTCACCGGCGTGATCCTGGTACTGGCCGCCAACACCGCGTTCAACGGCTTCCCGGTGCTCGGCTCGATCCTCGGCCGGGACGGCTTCCTGCCCCGCCAGCTGCACACCCGCGGCGACCGGCTGGCGTACTCCAACGGCATCATCCTGCTGGCCGGCTTCGCGATCGTGCTGATCGTCGCGTTCCGGGCGGACGTGACCCGGCTGATCCAGCTCTACATCGTCGGCGTGTTCGTGTCGTTCACCGTCAGCCAGACCGGGATGCTGCGGCACTGGGGCAGGCTGCTTCGCACCGAACAGGACCCCGCCAGGCGCGCCCGGATGCAGCGCAGCCGGCTGGTCAACGCGGTCGGCCTGGTGACCACCGGGCTGGTGCTGATCATCGTGCTGATCACGAAGTTCACCCACGGCGCGTGGATCGCGCTGGCCGCGATGGCCGTGCTGTTCGTGCTGATGAAGGGCATCCGCAAGCACTACGACCGGGTGGCCGACGAGATCGCGATCGACACCGACGAGGACATGACGCTGCCGTCGAAGGTGCACGCGGTGGTGCTGGTCTCCAAGCTGCACCGGCCCAGCCTGCGGGCGATCGCGTTCGCCCGGGCGTCCCGGCCGGACGTCCTGGAGGCGGTGACCGTCGACGTCAACCCGGAGGAGACCGCCCGGCTGGTGGACGAGTGGGACCACCGCGGGATCCCGGTGCCGCTGAAGGTCCTCGCCTCGCCGTACCGTGAGATCACCCGGCCGATCGTGGAGTACGCCCGCAGCATCCGCCGGGCCAGCCCGCGCGACATCGTGATGGTCTACATCCCGGAGTACGTCGTGGGCCGCTGGTGGGAGCAGCTGCTGCACAACCAGAGCGCCCTGCGGCTGAAGGGGCGGCTGCTGTTCACCCCGGGGGTGCTGGTGACCAGCGTTCCGTACCAGCTGAGGTCGTCGCGGATCGCCGCCCGGCGCGAGGACAGCCCGTGGCGGGCGCCCGGTCAGGTACGCCGCGGAGGGCCGGGGCGCTCGGCCCGCGACCGGACCGGCACCCGCCGCTGA
- a CDS encoding potassium channel family protein: MHIVIMGCGRVGSTLAHSLEDRGHSVAIVDRAAEAFRRLGPHFAGRTVTGIGFDRDVLIEAGIEQAGAFAAVSSGDNSNVLAARIAREIFRVDNVVARIYDPGRAEVYQRLGIPTVATIPWTTHQIIRRLLPEGSEPEWRDPTGTVRLAEVHIGSAWVGHRVSDLEQASGARVAFLTRLGEGILPHRDTVIQDGDLVHVIMREDGIAKVEAAFATGPEDV; encoded by the coding sequence GTGCACATCGTGATCATGGGCTGCGGCCGGGTCGGTTCCACACTCGCGCACAGCCTCGAGGACCGCGGCCACAGCGTCGCGATCGTGGACCGGGCCGCCGAGGCCTTCCGCCGGCTAGGCCCGCACTTCGCCGGCCGCACCGTCACCGGAATCGGCTTCGACCGGGACGTCCTGATCGAGGCGGGAATCGAGCAGGCCGGTGCGTTCGCGGCGGTTTCCAGCGGAGACAACTCCAACGTCCTCGCCGCACGGATCGCCCGGGAGATCTTCCGGGTCGACAACGTGGTGGCCCGCATCTACGACCCCGGCCGGGCCGAGGTCTACCAGCGGCTCGGCATCCCCACCGTGGCCACGATCCCCTGGACGACCCACCAGATCATCCGCCGGCTGCTGCCGGAGGGCTCGGAGCCGGAGTGGCGCGACCCGACCGGCACCGTCCGGCTGGCCGAGGTGCACATCGGGTCCGCCTGGGTGGGCCACCGGGTGAGCGACCTGGAGCAGGCCTCCGGCGCCCGGGTGGCGTTCCTCACCCGGCTCGGCGAGGGGATCCTCCCCCACCGGGACACCGTCATCCAGGACGGCGACCTGGTGCACGTCATCATGCGGGAGGACGGCATCGCGAAGGTCGAGGCCGCATTCGCCACCGGACCGGAGGACGTCTGA
- a CDS encoding potassium channel family protein, producing MRVVIAGAGNVGRSIAAELLENDHEVLLIDRDPRATKAEAVPNAEWLLADACELSTLDEAALHRCQVAIAATGDDKANLVVSLLAKTEFGVPRVVARVNHPKNEWMFNESWGVDVAVSTPRIMAALVEEAVSVGDLVRLFTFRQGEANLVELTLPSDSTCIGNRVQDVSWPPDTVLVTIVREGRVLVPTGDTPLEAHDELLFVAVTEREKELQELLCPHQAKKARQG from the coding sequence ATGCGTGTCGTGATCGCCGGGGCCGGCAACGTCGGCCGTTCCATCGCCGCCGAACTCCTCGAGAACGACCACGAGGTCCTACTGATCGACCGGGACCCGCGGGCCACCAAGGCCGAGGCGGTGCCCAACGCGGAGTGGCTGCTGGCCGACGCCTGCGAACTGTCCACGCTCGACGAGGCCGCGCTGCACCGCTGCCAGGTGGCGATCGCCGCGACCGGCGACGACAAGGCGAACCTCGTCGTGTCGCTGCTGGCCAAGACCGAGTTCGGCGTGCCGCGGGTCGTCGCCCGGGTCAACCACCCCAAGAACGAGTGGATGTTCAACGAGTCCTGGGGAGTCGACGTCGCGGTCTCCACTCCCCGGATCATGGCCGCGCTGGTCGAGGAGGCGGTCTCGGTCGGTGACCTGGTGCGGTTGTTCACCTTCCGCCAGGGCGAGGCCAACCTGGTCGAGCTCACGCTGCCGTCCGACTCCACCTGCATCGGAAACCGCGTCCAGGACGTCTCCTGGCCACCCGACACCGTGCTGGTGACCATCGTGCGCGAGGGCCGGGTCCTGGTGCCCACCGGAGACACGCCGCTGGAGGCGCACGACGAGCTGCTGTTCGTCGCCGTCACCGAGCGGGAGAAGGAACTCCAGGAACTGCTGTGCCCGCACCAGGCGAAGAAGGCCCGCCAGGGCTGA
- a CDS encoding DUF3159 domain-containing protein yields MTDGPSPRPDDDSPGRPAERTEAPERAGHSATTEHPEAPERAEAPAGEDEDAFSLLRVFGGWNGLLDAGLPGLAFVATFTITGQQLRPALMVAIGVGVVFAAVRLVRRDPLQNVVGGFFGVAIAALIANATGKAADFYLPGLFINAAYAIGYLVANLVRWPLIGVVVGLAAGWGTAWRDDPVLLRAFTRAGWLWSGFFLLKLAVQLPLYLADQVVALGVARVVMGWPLWLVLLWLTYVVVKGSVPQEHFRAVKQAAERIAARQHPNK; encoded by the coding sequence GTGACCGACGGACCGTCGCCCCGCCCAGACGACGACTCACCCGGCCGGCCCGCCGAGCGCACCGAGGCTCCCGAGCGCGCCGGGCACTCCGCGACTACCGAGCACCCTGAGGCTCCCGAGCGCGCCGAGGCGCCGGCGGGGGAGGACGAGGACGCGTTCTCCCTGTTGCGCGTCTTCGGCGGGTGGAACGGCCTGCTGGACGCGGGACTCCCCGGTCTGGCGTTCGTCGCCACCTTCACCATCACCGGCCAGCAGCTACGGCCGGCGCTGATGGTGGCGATCGGGGTGGGCGTGGTGTTCGCGGCCGTCCGGCTGGTACGCCGTGACCCGCTGCAGAACGTCGTCGGCGGCTTCTTCGGGGTCGCCATCGCGGCGCTGATCGCCAACGCCACCGGCAAGGCCGCCGACTTCTACCTGCCCGGCCTGTTCATCAACGCCGCCTACGCGATCGGCTACCTCGTCGCCAACCTGGTGCGCTGGCCGCTGATCGGTGTCGTGGTCGGGCTGGCCGCCGGTTGGGGCACGGCCTGGCGTGACGACCCGGTGCTGTTGCGGGCATTCACCCGGGCGGGCTGGTTGTGGTCGGGGTTCTTCCTGCTCAAGCTCGCCGTCCAGCTGCCGTTGTACCTCGCCGACCAGGTGGTCGCGCTCGGCGTGGCCAGGGTGGTGATGGGCTGGCCGCTGTGGCTGGTCCTGCTCTGGCTGACGTACGTCGTGGTGAAGGGCTCGGTGCCGCAGGAACACTTCCGCGCGGTCAAGCAGGCCGCCGAGCGGATCGCCGCCCGGCAGCACCCCAACAAGTAA
- a CDS encoding OB-fold nucleic acid binding domain-containing protein, with protein MSGDTSRSTRTGMWRRALSRLTSSQDDLEAAELQDDVLEAGYDPIHGCADRELVQLRGTIKTVTLRPRAGTPALEAELYDGSGKVALVWLGRRRIAGIEPGRNIIVRGRIAVHDDRRIMYNPRYELRPLGE; from the coding sequence ATGAGCGGCGACACGTCCAGGTCGACACGCACCGGTATGTGGCGTCGTGCCCTTTCCAGACTGACCAGCAGCCAGGACGACCTCGAGGCGGCCGAGCTGCAGGACGACGTGCTGGAGGCGGGCTACGACCCGATCCACGGCTGTGCCGACCGTGAGCTGGTCCAGCTGCGCGGCACCATCAAGACGGTGACGCTGCGCCCCCGGGCGGGCACGCCGGCACTGGAGGCGGAGCTGTACGACGGGTCCGGCAAGGTGGCCCTGGTGTGGCTCGGCCGGCGCCGGATCGCCGGCATCGAACCCGGCCGCAACATCATCGTCCGCGGCCGGATCGCCGTGCACGACGACCGCAGGATCATGTACAACCCCCGCTACGAGCTCAGGCCCCTGGGAGAGTGA
- a CDS encoding DUF3710 domain-containing protein — MIFRRANSSPADLDARDRRRRGRRPADEDVPTYAVDDEQSGAGADETGAGRGASGDGSAPRTQGPYDAADVDSLDEPLEVGRIDLGGLQVHPVEGLELRLQVDEESQTVVAALFVQEDSALELRPFAAPRTEGLWGEIRREIAAETTRRGGMVTEGTGPFGPEVKVVVPATMPDGQQATQASRIIGVDGPRWFLRGTLIGRAAVEPDAAEPLLAAMAQVVVVRGKGPMAPRDMIPLRLPEEAQQIGPEDVDDPGDLV; from the coding sequence GTGATTTTCCGACGGGCCAACTCCTCACCCGCCGACCTCGACGCGCGCGACCGCCGCCGCCGGGGCCGACGTCCGGCCGACGAGGACGTGCCCACGTACGCCGTCGACGACGAGCAGTCCGGCGCCGGTGCCGACGAGACCGGGGCCGGACGCGGGGCCTCGGGCGACGGCTCGGCGCCGCGCACCCAGGGGCCCTACGACGCCGCCGACGTGGACTCCCTCGACGAGCCGCTGGAGGTGGGCCGGATCGACCTCGGCGGGCTGCAGGTGCACCCCGTCGAGGGGCTGGAGCTGCGGCTCCAGGTGGACGAGGAGTCCCAGACCGTGGTGGCCGCGCTGTTCGTCCAGGAGGACTCCGCGCTGGAGCTGCGGCCGTTCGCGGCACCGCGCACCGAGGGCCTGTGGGGCGAGATCCGTCGCGAGATCGCGGCCGAGACCACCCGGCGCGGAGGCATGGTGACCGAGGGGACGGGACCGTTCGGGCCCGAGGTGAAGGTCGTCGTCCCGGCCACGATGCCCGACGGCCAGCAGGCCACCCAGGCGTCCCGCATCATCGGTGTGGACGGCCCCCGGTGGTTCCTGCGCGGCACGCTGATCGGTCGCGCGGCGGTCGAACCCGACGCCGCCGAACCCCTCCTCGCGGCGATGGCGCAGGTTGTCGTGGTCCGGGGCAAGGGACCGATGGCGCCGCGCGACATGATCCCGCTGCGCCTGCCCGAGGAGGCCCAGCAGATCGGCCCCGAGGACGTCGACGACCCCGGCGACCTGGTCTGA
- the dut gene encoding dUTP diphosphatase — protein MTSTDDVPVLIRRLDPDVTIPAYAHPGDAGADLVTTVDVTLAPGERGVVPTGVALALPAGFAAFVHPRSGLAARLGVSIVNAPGTVDAGYRGEIQVVLVNLDPHTTVEFRRGDRIAQLVIQKVERARFVEVDSLPGSLRGAGGHGSTGGFTDAGQPRGGGI, from the coding sequence GTGACCAGCACGGACGACGTACCGGTGTTGATCCGGCGTCTCGACCCCGACGTGACGATTCCGGCCTACGCCCACCCCGGTGACGCCGGAGCTGACCTCGTGACCACGGTCGACGTGACGCTCGCCCCGGGTGAGCGCGGGGTGGTGCCGACCGGAGTGGCGCTGGCGTTGCCCGCCGGATTCGCCGCCTTCGTGCATCCGCGTTCCGGCCTCGCGGCCAGGCTCGGCGTGTCGATCGTCAACGCACCGGGCACCGTCGACGCCGGCTACCGCGGCGAGATCCAGGTCGTCCTGGTCAACCTCGACCCCCACACCACGGTCGAGTTCCGGCGCGGTGACCGCATCGCGCAGCTGGTGATCCAGAAAGTCGAACGTGCCCGGTTCGTCGAGGTCGACTCCCTGCCGGGGTCGCTGCGCGGCGCCGGCGGCCACGGCTCGACCGGGGGCTTTACCGATGCGGGCCAACCCCGCGGTGGAGGGATCTGA
- a CDS encoding DUF3093 domain-containing protein — MNAPSDHTPDHPVGPARTGSPGPSPTPERAPGPDSGPESYAGRVYAERWWVPASWWAFAAVMVASLWFAAEHAMGVPGHVIGALAAVLCGAGLGYLGSTRVLVDGAGLSVGTARAPRAAIGSVLALTTGQARTLRGPAADATARMFLRPYLSRGVRVEITDPTDPTPYWYVASRHPERLAAALERAPGTRPVDG, encoded by the coding sequence GTGAACGCGCCATCGGATCACACCCCGGACCACCCCGTGGGCCCCGCGCGGACCGGTTCGCCGGGGCCGTCACCCACGCCTGAGCGAGCGCCCGGGCCGGACTCCGGGCCAGAGTCCTACGCCGGGCGGGTCTACGCCGAACGCTGGTGGGTGCCGGCGTCCTGGTGGGCGTTCGCGGCGGTGATGGTGGCGTCGCTGTGGTTCGCCGCGGAGCACGCGATGGGCGTCCCCGGCCACGTGATCGGCGCCCTGGCGGCAGTGCTGTGCGGCGCGGGCCTGGGCTACCTCGGCAGCACCCGCGTCCTGGTCGACGGCGCCGGACTTTCGGTGGGCACCGCGCGGGCCCCGCGGGCGGCGATCGGCTCGGTGCTCGCCCTGACGACCGGGCAGGCCCGGACGCTGCGGGGGCCGGCGGCCGACGCGACCGCCCGGATGTTCCTGCGTCCCTACCTGTCCCGGGGGGTACGGGTGGAGATCACCGACCCGACCGACCCGACGCCGTACTGGTACGTCGCGAGCCGCCACCCCGAGCGGCTGGCCGCCGCGCTGGAGCGGGCTCCGGGCACCCGGCCCGTCGACGGCTGA
- a CDS encoding DUF4235 domain-containing protein produces the protein MQRSKLGWTVVRSVSTLAAVAVTRKAVDTSWRYVTGNEPPSDPEDPDLTWKEAVTWALASGMGIAIARLLATRQAAKLWQRWTGELPPSK, from the coding sequence GTGCAAAGGTCGAAACTCGGATGGACCGTCGTACGGAGTGTCAGCACTCTGGCCGCGGTCGCCGTGACCCGCAAGGCGGTCGACACCAGCTGGCGCTACGTCACCGGCAACGAGCCGCCCTCGGACCCGGAGGACCCCGACCTGACCTGGAAGGAAGCGGTCACCTGGGCGCTGGCCAGCGGGATGGGCATCGCCATCGCCCGGCTGCTGGCGACCCGGCAGGCCGCCAAGCTGTGGCAGCGCTGGACGGGTGAGCTGCCGCCGTCGAAGTAG
- a CDS encoding DUF4193 domain-containing protein, with protein MATDYDAPRKTDEELSEDSIEELKARRMDKNSGKVDVDEAEVAETFELPGADLSNEELSVRVLPRQADEFTCSNCFLVHHRSQLAFEKNGGPICRDCAA; from the coding sequence ATGGCCACCGATTACGACGCGCCACGCAAGACGGACGAGGAGCTTTCCGAGGACAGCATCGAGGAGCTCAAGGCGCGGCGCATGGACAAGAACTCCGGGAAGGTCGACGTCGACGAGGCCGAGGTGGCCGAGACGTTCGAGCTCCCGGGCGCCGACCTTTCGAACGAGGAACTCTCCGTGCGGGTGCTGCCCCGCCAGGCGGACGAGTTCACCTGTTCGAACTGCTTTCTGGTGCACCACCGCAGTCAGCTCGCGTTCGAGAAGAACGGCGGGCCGATCTGCCGGGACTGCGCCGCCTAG
- a CDS encoding ABC transporter ATP-binding protein, which translates to MLELVGVTKRYGDRVAVDDLSLSVGPGQMFGFVGTNGAGKTTTMRILMGVLEQDAGQVRWNGRPADADARRSFGYMPEERGLYPKMRIREQLVYLARLRGTAPDVAAPAVEELLAEFGLADRGGDRVEALSLGNQQRVQLAAALVHDPAFLVLDEPFSGLDPVGVDALAEILAQRVRRGVGVLFSSHQLDLVERLCDAVGIIAAGRIVATGTVEELRTHNRPRRYLVAVGAGPGWTAGVPGVEVVAEDRRDGSLATTVELASTVDPQHLLDAARAAGPVHEFRPLIPSLVDLFREVVSEELPQSPAGAATTNGTDRTDGTDGSHRSPATQEIPA; encoded by the coding sequence GTGCTTGAACTCGTGGGTGTCACCAAGCGGTACGGCGACCGCGTCGCCGTCGATGATCTCTCCTTGTCGGTCGGGCCCGGCCAGATGTTCGGCTTCGTCGGAACCAACGGCGCGGGCAAGACCACGACGATGCGCATCCTGATGGGCGTCCTGGAACAGGACGCCGGGCAGGTCCGGTGGAACGGCCGTCCCGCCGACGCCGACGCCCGGCGAAGCTTCGGGTACATGCCCGAGGAGCGCGGGCTCTACCCCAAGATGCGCATCCGCGAACAACTCGTCTACCTCGCCCGGCTGCGCGGCACCGCCCCCGACGTCGCCGCACCCGCGGTCGAGGAACTGCTGGCGGAGTTCGGCCTGGCCGACCGCGGCGGTGACCGGGTGGAGGCGCTCTCCCTCGGCAACCAGCAGCGGGTGCAGCTGGCCGCGGCGCTCGTCCACGACCCGGCGTTCCTGGTGCTGGACGAGCCGTTCTCCGGCCTGGACCCGGTGGGGGTCGACGCGCTGGCCGAGATCCTCGCCCAGCGCGTACGCCGTGGCGTGGGGGTGCTGTTCTCCTCCCACCAGCTCGATCTGGTCGAACGCCTCTGCGACGCGGTCGGCATCATCGCGGCCGGCCGGATCGTGGCCACCGGCACGGTCGAGGAGCTGCGGACGCACAACCGCCCGCGCCGCTACCTCGTCGCGGTCGGTGCGGGTCCGGGCTGGACCGCCGGCGTTCCGGGCGTCGAGGTGGTCGCCGAGGACCGGCGTGACGGCAGCCTGGCCACCACGGTCGAGCTCGCCTCCACGGTCGACCCGCAGCACCTGCTCGACGCCGCCCGCGCCGCCGGTCCGGTGCACGAGTTCCGGCCGCTCATCCCGAGCCTGGTCGACCTTTTCCGCGAGGTCGTCTCCGAGGAGCTCCCCCAGTCCCCCGCCGGCGCCGCCACTACCAATGGCACCGACCGCACCGACGGCACCGACGGCAGCCACCGCAGCCCGGCCACCCAGGAGATTCCGGCATGA
- a CDS encoding ABC transporter permease, protein MSAPLTMVEATRTVARRELTERLRDKSFWVSTVITLLILGVVLFLPKLFGGDDTYRVAYAGPDADQLAASVKTQATALDVTVERARYADEAAARAAVTDGKLDAYVGTGTVIVKDKLDPQIGAAIQTAHRDVAAGQRLRQAGLDPAAVQAAQQVAPLAVDALDPTDPKADQRGQIAFIGSIVLYGQLIGYCMWVAFGIVEEKSSRVVELILSAISTKALLAGKILGIGLLGFAQLALIAAFGLALGNATGMLNVTADLLVPVGFVLLWFVLGYGFYSSVFAASAARVSRQEELQNVITPASMTIMVSFFATFYVNSNPDSLISRLLSVLPPFSALCAPVRMARGDAPLWEIGLALVLMLAAIAALVVSGARIYEGAILRMGAKISLLDAWRGARKGSSTPASVEATS, encoded by the coding sequence ATGAGCGCCCCACTGACCATGGTCGAGGCCACCCGCACGGTGGCCCGTCGCGAGCTCACCGAACGGCTGCGGGACAAGTCGTTCTGGGTCTCCACCGTCATCACGCTGCTGATCCTCGGCGTCGTCCTGTTCCTCCCGAAGCTGTTCGGCGGTGACGACACCTACCGGGTCGCGTACGCCGGACCCGACGCCGACCAGCTCGCCGCGTCGGTGAAGACCCAGGCCACCGCGCTCGACGTGACGGTCGAACGCGCCCGCTACGCCGACGAGGCCGCGGCCCGCGCCGCCGTCACCGACGGCAAGCTGGACGCGTACGTCGGCACCGGCACGGTGATCGTCAAGGACAAGCTGGATCCGCAGATCGGCGCGGCGATCCAGACCGCACACCGCGACGTGGCGGCCGGTCAGCGGCTCCGCCAGGCGGGCCTGGACCCCGCGGCGGTCCAGGCGGCCCAGCAGGTCGCGCCGCTCGCGGTCGACGCGCTGGACCCGACCGACCCCAAGGCCGACCAGCGCGGCCAGATCGCGTTCATCGGCAGCATCGTGCTGTACGGCCAGCTGATCGGTTACTGCATGTGGGTGGCGTTCGGCATCGTGGAGGAGAAGTCGAGCCGGGTGGTCGAGCTCATCCTGTCCGCGATCTCCACCAAGGCGCTGCTGGCCGGGAAGATTCTCGGGATCGGGCTCCTCGGGTTCGCCCAGCTGGCCCTGATCGCGGCGTTCGGCCTCGCGCTGGGCAACGCCACCGGCATGCTGAACGTCACCGCCGACCTGCTGGTCCCGGTCGGTTTCGTGTTGTTGTGGTTCGTGCTCGGCTACGGCTTCTACAGCTCGGTGTTCGCCGCGAGCGCGGCCCGGGTGTCGCGCCAGGAGGAGCTGCAGAACGTCATCACCCCGGCCAGCATGACCATCATGGTGTCGTTCTTCGCGACGTTCTACGTCAACTCCAACCCGGACTCCCTGATCTCGCGGTTGCTCTCGGTCCTGCCGCCGTTCTCGGCGCTGTGCGCGCCGGTGCGGATGGCGCGGGGTGACGCACCGCTGTGGGAGATCGGGCTGGCCCTGGTGCTGATGCTGGCCGCGATCGCCGCGCTGGTGGTGAGCGGCGCACGGATCTACGAGGGCGCGATCCTGCGGATGGGCGCCAAGATCTCCCTGTTGGACGCGTGGCGCGGCGCCCGGAAGGGCTCCTCCACCCCGGCCTCCGTCGAGGCGACCAGCTGA